A region from the Arachis ipaensis cultivar K30076 chromosome B01, Araip1.1, whole genome shotgun sequence genome encodes:
- the LOC107626859 gene encoding uncharacterized protein LOC107626859 isoform X2 — MHIEKNICDNILYTLLNEKSKTKDNLNARKDLQDMGIRRDLWPDDNGKYHLALYSLTRDAKKVFLATLKNVRVPDGYSSNISRCIDEAQQKIIGLKIHDCHILIEQLLPLAIRNVLPNQVTSVLIEFCSFFRILCGKSLSRTELDKLQDRIVITLCHLEMLFPPSFFTVMVHLTVHLVEEAKLGGPVHYRYMYPIERELGHLKSFVRNKAHPEGSIAEGYLAEESLTFCSRYIDDMETRFNRPSRLCYDPPYEMSSVLPKLGTPHGGHSNFNLTKIEKLQAHRYVVFNREGVKPYINAFRDHIRRTSKGRRLSPTEIEKKVNKYFVDWFQALSVNPDNPYEMSTDIKFLARGPMMNARRFSVYDINGFHMERQPLIIISRGRALY, encoded by the exons ATGCACATTGAGAAAAATATATGCGATAATATTTTGTATACTTTGCTCAATGAGAAATCTAAAACAAAAGATAATCTCAATGCCCGAAAAGATCTACAAGACATGGGAATAAGGCGTGATCTTTGGCCAGATGATAATGGAAAATATCACCTTGCTTTGTATTCACTAACCCGAGATGCTAAAAAGGTCTTTCTTGCAACTTTGAAGAATGTTAGAGTGCCCGATGGTTACTCAAGTAATATATCTCGATGTATTGATGAGGCACAACAAAAAATCATTGGACTTAAAATTCATGACTGTCATATTTTGATTGAGCAGTTGCTTCCACTAGCAATCCGTAATGTGCTGCCAAACCAGGTTACCTCAGTTTTGATAGAGTTCTGCTCATTTTTTAGAATTCTCTGTGGTAAGAGTCTAAGTCGTACAGAACTTGATAAGCTCCAAGATCGCATTGTGATTACTCTTTGTCATTTGGAAATGTTATTTCCTCCATCATTCTTCACTGTTATGGTGCATCTAACAGTCCATCTTGTTGAGGAAGCAAAACTTGGAGGGCCAGTCCATTATCGATACATGTATCCTATCGAAAG GGAATTGGGACACTTGAAGTCCTTTGTACGAAATAAAGCACATCCAGAAGGTTCTATTGCTGAGGGTTATTTAGCTGAAGAGTCTCTTACTTTCTGTTCTCGGTATATTGACGACATGGAGACTAGATTTAACAGGCCTAGTCGTCTTTGTTATGATCCCCCTTATGAAATGTCTTCAGTCTTGCCCAAGTTAGGTACTCCACATGGAGGTCATTCAAACTTCAATTTAACTAAAATAGAGAAGTTGCAAGCTCATCGTTATGTGGTTTTCAATCGCGAAGGTGTGAAACCATATATCAATGCCTTTAGAGACCACATTAGGagaacttcaaagggaagaagaCTCTCACCTACAGAGATAGAAAAGAAAGTTAATAAATATTTTGTTGATTGGTTTCAAGCATTG agTGTGAATCCAGATAATCCATATGAAATGTCAACTGATATAAAGTTTCTTGCACGAGGCCCAATGATGAATGCAAGGAGATTTTCTGTTTATGACATCAACGG ATTTCATATGGAAAGACAACCACTAATAATAATTAGTAGAGGCAGAGCTTTGTACTGA
- the LOC107626859 gene encoding uncharacterized protein LOC107626859 isoform X3, which translates to MHIEKNICDNILYTLLNEKSKTKDNLNARKDLQDMGIRRDLWPDDNGKYHLALYSLTRDAKKVFLATLKNVRVPDGYSSNISRCIDEAQQKIIGLKIHDCHILIEQLLPLAIRNVLPNQVTSVLIEFCSFFRILCGKSLSRTELDKLQDRIVITLCHLEMLFPPSFFTVMVHLTVHLVEEAKLGGPVHYRYMYPIERELGHLKSFVRNKAHPEGSIAEGYLAEESLTFCSRYIDDMETRFNRPSRLCYDPPYEMSSVLPKLGTPHGGHSNFNLTKIEKLQAHRYVVFNREGVKPYINAFRDHIRRTSKGRRLSPTEIEKKVNKYFVDWFQALSVNPDNPYEMSTDIKFLARGPMMNARRFSVYDINGLIHTGEREEYEPYIEAS; encoded by the exons ATGCACATTGAGAAAAATATATGCGATAATATTTTGTATACTTTGCTCAATGAGAAATCTAAAACAAAAGATAATCTCAATGCCCGAAAAGATCTACAAGACATGGGAATAAGGCGTGATCTTTGGCCAGATGATAATGGAAAATATCACCTTGCTTTGTATTCACTAACCCGAGATGCTAAAAAGGTCTTTCTTGCAACTTTGAAGAATGTTAGAGTGCCCGATGGTTACTCAAGTAATATATCTCGATGTATTGATGAGGCACAACAAAAAATCATTGGACTTAAAATTCATGACTGTCATATTTTGATTGAGCAGTTGCTTCCACTAGCAATCCGTAATGTGCTGCCAAACCAGGTTACCTCAGTTTTGATAGAGTTCTGCTCATTTTTTAGAATTCTCTGTGGTAAGAGTCTAAGTCGTACAGAACTTGATAAGCTCCAAGATCGCATTGTGATTACTCTTTGTCATTTGGAAATGTTATTTCCTCCATCATTCTTCACTGTTATGGTGCATCTAACAGTCCATCTTGTTGAGGAAGCAAAACTTGGAGGGCCAGTCCATTATCGATACATGTATCCTATCGAAAG GGAATTGGGACACTTGAAGTCCTTTGTACGAAATAAAGCACATCCAGAAGGTTCTATTGCTGAGGGTTATTTAGCTGAAGAGTCTCTTACTTTCTGTTCTCGGTATATTGACGACATGGAGACTAGATTTAACAGGCCTAGTCGTCTTTGTTATGATCCCCCTTATGAAATGTCTTCAGTCTTGCCCAAGTTAGGTACTCCACATGGAGGTCATTCAAACTTCAATTTAACTAAAATAGAGAAGTTGCAAGCTCATCGTTATGTGGTTTTCAATCGCGAAGGTGTGAAACCATATATCAATGCCTTTAGAGACCACATTAGGagaacttcaaagggaagaagaCTCTCACCTACAGAGATAGAAAAGAAAGTTAATAAATATTTTGTTGATTGGTTTCAAGCATTG agTGTGAATCCAGATAATCCATATGAAATGTCAACTGATATAAAGTTTCTTGCACGAGGCCCAATGATGAATGCAAGGAGATTTTCTGTTTATGACATCAACGG ATTAATTCACACGGGTGAGCGTGAGGAATATGAACCTTATATTGAAGCATCTTAA
- the LOC107626859 gene encoding uncharacterized protein LOC107626859 isoform X1, producing MHIEKNICDNILYTLLNEKSKTKDNLNARKDLQDMGIRRDLWPDDNGKYHLALYSLTRDAKKVFLATLKNVRVPDGYSSNISRCIDEAQQKIIGLKIHDCHILIEQLLPLAIRNVLPNQVTSVLIEFCSFFRILCGKSLSRTELDKLQDRIVITLCHLEMLFPPSFFTVMVHLTVHLVEEAKLGGPVHYRYMYPIERELGHLKSFVRNKAHPEGSIAEGYLAEESLTFCSRYIDDMETRFNRPSRLCYDPPYEMSSVLPKLGTPHGGHSNFNLTKIEKLQAHRYVVFNREGVKPYINAFRDHIRRTSKGRRLSPTEIEKKVNKYFVDWFQALSVNPDNPYEMSTDIKFLARGPMMNARRFSVYDINGYRFRTLTREFGLKTQNSGVFLVSNTPCIASIADRNMRQANLPYYDKLEDIIELNYHGQFSVVLFKCKWADNTRDRGYKKDHWNFNCVNFDRLIHTGEREEYEPYIEAS from the exons ATGCACATTGAGAAAAATATATGCGATAATATTTTGTATACTTTGCTCAATGAGAAATCTAAAACAAAAGATAATCTCAATGCCCGAAAAGATCTACAAGACATGGGAATAAGGCGTGATCTTTGGCCAGATGATAATGGAAAATATCACCTTGCTTTGTATTCACTAACCCGAGATGCTAAAAAGGTCTTTCTTGCAACTTTGAAGAATGTTAGAGTGCCCGATGGTTACTCAAGTAATATATCTCGATGTATTGATGAGGCACAACAAAAAATCATTGGACTTAAAATTCATGACTGTCATATTTTGATTGAGCAGTTGCTTCCACTAGCAATCCGTAATGTGCTGCCAAACCAGGTTACCTCAGTTTTGATAGAGTTCTGCTCATTTTTTAGAATTCTCTGTGGTAAGAGTCTAAGTCGTACAGAACTTGATAAGCTCCAAGATCGCATTGTGATTACTCTTTGTCATTTGGAAATGTTATTTCCTCCATCATTCTTCACTGTTATGGTGCATCTAACAGTCCATCTTGTTGAGGAAGCAAAACTTGGAGGGCCAGTCCATTATCGATACATGTATCCTATCGAAAG GGAATTGGGACACTTGAAGTCCTTTGTACGAAATAAAGCACATCCAGAAGGTTCTATTGCTGAGGGTTATTTAGCTGAAGAGTCTCTTACTTTCTGTTCTCGGTATATTGACGACATGGAGACTAGATTTAACAGGCCTAGTCGTCTTTGTTATGATCCCCCTTATGAAATGTCTTCAGTCTTGCCCAAGTTAGGTACTCCACATGGAGGTCATTCAAACTTCAATTTAACTAAAATAGAGAAGTTGCAAGCTCATCGTTATGTGGTTTTCAATCGCGAAGGTGTGAAACCATATATCAATGCCTTTAGAGACCACATTAGGagaacttcaaagggaagaagaCTCTCACCTACAGAGATAGAAAAGAAAGTTAATAAATATTTTGTTGATTGGTTTCAAGCATTG agTGTGAATCCAGATAATCCATATGAAATGTCAACTGATATAAAGTTTCTTGCACGAGGCCCAATGATGAATGCAAGGAGATTTTCTGTTTATGACATCAACGGGTATAGATTTCGAACTTTGACTAGAGAATTTGGTCTTAAGACACAAAATAGTGGAGTATTCTTAGTCTCTAACACACCCTGCATTGCAAGTATTGCTGATAGAAATATGAGACAAGCAAATTTGCCATATTATGACAAGTTAGAAGATATAATTGAACTTAACTACCATGGACAATTTTCTGTTGTTCTTTTTAAATGCAAATGGGCTGACAATACTAGGGACAGAGGCTATAAAAAGGACCATTGGAATTTCAATTGTGTCAATTTTGATAGATTAATTCACACGGGTGAGCGTGAGGAATATGAACCTTATATTGAAGCATCTTAA
- the LOC107626859 gene encoding uncharacterized protein LOC107626859 isoform X4, producing the protein MYPIERELGHLKSFVRNKAHPEGSIAEGYLAEESLTFCSRYIDDMETRFNRPSRLCYDPPYEMSSVLPKLGTPHGGHSNFNLTKIEKLQAHRYVVFNREGVKPYINAFRDHIRRTSKGRRLSPTEIEKKVNKYFVDWFQALSVNPDNPYEMSTDIKFLARGPMMNARRFSVYDINGYRFRTLTREFGLKTQNSGVFLVSNTPCIASIADRNMRQANLPYYDKLEDIIELNYHGQFSVVLFKCKWADNTRDRGYKKDHWNFNCVNFDRLIHTGEREEYEPYIEAS; encoded by the exons ATGTATCCTATCGAAAG GGAATTGGGACACTTGAAGTCCTTTGTACGAAATAAAGCACATCCAGAAGGTTCTATTGCTGAGGGTTATTTAGCTGAAGAGTCTCTTACTTTCTGTTCTCGGTATATTGACGACATGGAGACTAGATTTAACAGGCCTAGTCGTCTTTGTTATGATCCCCCTTATGAAATGTCTTCAGTCTTGCCCAAGTTAGGTACTCCACATGGAGGTCATTCAAACTTCAATTTAACTAAAATAGAGAAGTTGCAAGCTCATCGTTATGTGGTTTTCAATCGCGAAGGTGTGAAACCATATATCAATGCCTTTAGAGACCACATTAGGagaacttcaaagggaagaagaCTCTCACCTACAGAGATAGAAAAGAAAGTTAATAAATATTTTGTTGATTGGTTTCAAGCATTG agTGTGAATCCAGATAATCCATATGAAATGTCAACTGATATAAAGTTTCTTGCACGAGGCCCAATGATGAATGCAAGGAGATTTTCTGTTTATGACATCAACGGGTATAGATTTCGAACTTTGACTAGAGAATTTGGTCTTAAGACACAAAATAGTGGAGTATTCTTAGTCTCTAACACACCCTGCATTGCAAGTATTGCTGATAGAAATATGAGACAAGCAAATTTGCCATATTATGACAAGTTAGAAGATATAATTGAACTTAACTACCATGGACAATTTTCTGTTGTTCTTTTTAAATGCAAATGGGCTGACAATACTAGGGACAGAGGCTATAAAAAGGACCATTGGAATTTCAATTGTGTCAATTTTGATAGATTAATTCACACGGGTGAGCGTGAGGAATATGAACCTTATATTGAAGCATCTTAA